In one Rutidosis leptorrhynchoides isolate AG116_Rl617_1_P2 chromosome 8, CSIRO_AGI_Rlap_v1, whole genome shotgun sequence genomic region, the following are encoded:
- the LOC139862858 gene encoding mediator-associated protein 2-like: protein MDDANQSGIKAAPEFQEDSRAPLIEIDNTDSTELWLIQLPKDRVPDFNGQQVSLDLRHDATQLGSLECSSGKSYDVVGIAQQEPATVFLSSVEGSNIVGKIARRVSFVHYLEPSEVPKDDTKKLKELFEKSSATSLTNSTYNFVTPTKSTRPAPSSGRTTTHRSGLKSTLSEEKVRFKNSKPSKSDSKHSGEKSKKRKKHAD from the exons ATGGATGATGCTAACCAGTCTGGAATAAAGGCTGCGCCAGAATTTCAAGAGGATTCAAGAGCTCCTTTGATTGAGATAGATAATACAGATTCTACTGAACTGTGGCTTATTCAATTGCCTAAAGATAGA GTTCCTGATTTTAATGGGCAGCAAGTGTCGTTGGATCTTCGGCATGATGCTACACAGTTGGGCTCTCTCGAATGTTCATCTG GAAAGTCGTATGATGTTGTCGGTATTGCACAACAGGAACCAGCCACAGTGTTTCTATCCTCTGTAGAAGGTTCAAATATTG TTGGCAAGATTGCAAGGCGAGTTTCATTTGTTCATTATTTGGAGCCTAGTGAAGTTCCGAAAGATGATACCAAGAAGTTAAAAGAGTTGTTTGAAAAGTCGTCTGCAACTTCATTGACTAATTCCACTTATAATTTTGTAACCCCTACAAAGAGTACAAGACCAGCACCATCAAGTGGCCGAACCACTACTCATAGAAGTGGACTTAAAAGTACACTATCGGAAGAAAAGGTGCGATTCAAGAATTCAAAACCCAGTAAATCTGACTCGAAACATTCTGGGGAGAAGTCAAAGAAGAGAAAGAAACATGCAGACTGA